In Chitinophaga varians, the following are encoded in one genomic region:
- a CDS encoding non-ribosomal peptide synthetase, with translation MTNTRLTDITNLLKRANDNGIKIIYDEGELIVQMHKDNEPDPSLLKELKHNKTDLLDYFQQHTKRNTDIPLTVDRPSGPVPLSFNQERLWFIDQMEGSVPYHINVLLRLRGILEKDKLVNALQEIVNRHEVLRTVITSTAGVPHQQLLERYKWTMDVEDIPGIADDADKLNGYVKSSTEKPFDLSADYMLRARLIVLGKEEYLLVLTLHHIAADGWSAGIIVEELVELYNAAVDNRSPQLRKLGIQYADYAIWQRNFLKEKVLELKMDYWKKKLADVATLQLPTDHPRPLLPGFRGREYHFNIGKEVTDQLKALSQQEGATLFMTLLAVFKVLLYRYTLQEDICVGSPIAGRSLRQLEGLIGFFVNTLALRTEVLPGMSFTELLKNIRDTTLAAYDHQDVPLEKIVEAVVRERDVSVNPLFQVLFVLQNTPPVPDIHLNGLHISPEPLESNTAKFDLTFLLQEQAGELHGCIEYCTDLFEEATIERMARHFRQLSYAVAASPSATVGALPMLEATEKQQLLFDFNDTAAGYPSEATIPDLFRKQAALRPEATAVVFADTTLTYAALNERSDALACYLQDKGVGTETLVPVCMHRAPDMIVILLAILKAGGAYAPIDPDYPDDRIRYILSDLGGPLLITVGDYADRLASLQPDLEIVCIDTLADAPATGAPASVKLRADNLAYVMYTSGSTGRPKGVLVEHRNVTSLVCEPNYISLTPADAILSAGSVSFDATTFEYWGMLLNGGRLVLSREHELLDIAVLKEELQSRGVNKMFFTTGWFNQLVDTDITVFSGIEAVLTGGERLSEKHIEKLQAAYPLIKVSNIYGPTENTTFSLSYRIDKHGLRAVTPIGLPLSNRTAYILDGSQQPVPLGVTGELYVGGAGVARGYLNHPELTSTRFLSSPFVAGERMYRTGDLARREADGHITFMGRTDNQVKIRGYRIEPGEIESVLQELAGVKQVLVTVRNHASSGKQLVAYIVPAEDYNKDHIRSSLRERLPEYMVPSFIIELDAFPLNANGKIDKGLLPSPDPDAGNQRAYAAASGPLETLLVEVWEELLGVGRIGVHDNFFELGGHSLLAMREAAVLRNRLEVELPVRSLFQYPTIAELAAYISGLSQESRLPAITAGGRPDRIPLSFNQERLWFIDQLSGSVQFHMPAVLKLKGRLNIPALEAALREIVNRHEVLRTVVTVTDGRPYQYVKAPDSWQLTVINGEVNDEDINNWSITPFDLSKDDMLRGLLICAPSGDYTVVLTLHHIAGDGWSAGILINELSLLYNAIVSGEKAGLAPLPIQYADYAVWQRNRLTDEALGQKLDYWKRQLQDVSLLQIPADFRRPAVQRNDGATFQYVLNKTLSSKIKQLSLDNGASLFMTLLAAFKVLLYRYCGQTDICVGCSAAGRQQQELEGLIGFFINTLALRSDLSGAPAFTTFLQQVKQTTLEAFEHQDVPFEKVVEAVVKERDTTRNPIFQVLFGMPNMPVASQLHLKELSLSAVPVVRNTTQFDINWSVIEAAEELQVSIEYRSDLFLPDTIRRMVMSYELLLTAITSDPLLAVDVLPLLTQEEEYQLLHIFNDTAAPVPQAATVVHLLEAQALSNPDSPAVVSAAGTVTYRELKDRANRLAAFLRHQHNIKPGMLVPLCFERGMDMIAAIWGVMKAGAAYVPVDPGFPAERIRHILEDTHAEVIVCSEEGARVLPDADVKIIIASQADTAEETPLTDYPGGEDLAYIIYTSGSTGVPKGVMVTHANLLHYLCNNKTAYVSGESRATGSFIHLSYTFDAAVTALFMPLISGKPVVISAAPQTMVFEDELLWKHAPYDFIKLTPAHLPLLEEAMQRRQAVCPASTLVIGGEALLPGHVAFLNGQQVTVVNEYGPTEATVGCNTYTFRPREGQVINIGKPMDNIQLYLLDARHQLVPRGVTGEICIGGAGVARGYLRRPDLTAERFTDNPFHGGKMYHTGDLGRWLPDGNMEYLGRTDDQVKVRGYRIEPAEIAHVLQTSPLVKQAVVVAHEQQLTAYIVPQGDFDNDGIMTWLKQFLPVYMLPEQLIPMETIPLTNNGKVDRNALPKPGDNPEGDAYTPPQTPLQLSLAALWENLLEVERIGLYDNFFTRGGHSLLTIKLIASIRKTLNKTVTITDVFDHPTIAGLSDLLEKQEVHALAVHGRHLLPLNHNRDGAPLFILPGSGGTSEGYGELAAALDKTFTVYGLQMTGIYEDEQLLQSMEKIAAEHIAWIREVQPAGPYRFVGHSFGCFVAFEMIRQLETKGEEVAFAAFLDTPPDARKEVQDHQHLNEQLLSGLQQFLEQHQLMAVPCPNWFNELKAATVDGPLAETVEKMKAAVRENVRDNNGMLSLAFRVLDLELNSIRIPYTLKHKMAAPLLVVRASSGAYTADDMLGWKQYAPELTLKQSPGDHHTLVKSPYVSALAENILSYFHHPKI, from the coding sequence ATGACAAATACCAGGTTAACCGATATAACCAATCTGTTGAAACGCGCCAATGATAACGGTATAAAGATCATATATGACGAAGGTGAGCTGATCGTGCAAATGCATAAAGACAATGAGCCTGATCCTTCGCTGTTGAAAGAACTGAAGCATAATAAAACAGACCTGCTTGATTATTTTCAGCAGCACACAAAGCGTAATACAGATATACCGCTTACTGTGGACCGGCCGTCGGGGCCGGTCCCCCTGTCGTTCAACCAGGAGCGCCTGTGGTTTATTGATCAGATGGAAGGGAGCGTACCCTATCATATCAACGTACTGCTGCGTTTGCGGGGCATCCTCGAAAAAGATAAGCTGGTAAATGCTTTGCAGGAAATTGTGAACAGGCATGAGGTGTTACGCACGGTGATAACATCAACCGCCGGTGTACCTCATCAGCAATTGCTGGAACGGTATAAATGGACGATGGATGTTGAAGACATTCCAGGCATAGCGGACGATGCGGACAAACTGAACGGATATGTGAAAAGCAGTACGGAGAAACCATTCGATCTTTCCGCTGACTATATGCTGAGGGCACGTTTGATTGTGCTGGGAAAAGAAGAGTACCTGTTGGTACTGACCCTTCATCATATAGCCGCAGACGGATGGTCAGCGGGCATTATCGTTGAAGAGCTGGTAGAGCTGTACAATGCGGCCGTTGATAACCGTAGCCCACAGTTGCGTAAACTGGGTATACAATATGCGGATTATGCAATATGGCAACGCAACTTCCTGAAGGAAAAGGTGCTCGAACTGAAAATGGACTACTGGAAAAAAAAGCTGGCGGACGTCGCCACACTGCAGCTGCCCACAGATCACCCCCGTCCGCTGCTACCGGGTTTCCGTGGACGCGAATACCATTTCAACATCGGTAAGGAGGTGACGGACCAGCTAAAGGCGCTTTCACAACAGGAGGGGGCTACGCTGTTTATGACGTTGCTGGCGGTTTTTAAAGTATTGTTATACCGCTACACTTTACAGGAAGATATCTGTGTGGGCAGTCCCATCGCCGGAAGATCGCTACGGCAGCTGGAGGGACTGATCGGTTTTTTTGTGAATACCCTGGCATTACGAACCGAAGTGTTACCAGGCATGTCTTTTACCGAATTGTTGAAAAATATAAGAGACACCACGCTGGCGGCTTATGACCACCAGGACGTGCCTCTTGAAAAAATAGTGGAGGCAGTCGTTAGAGAACGGGATGTAAGCGTAAACCCACTGTTCCAGGTGTTGTTTGTCTTACAGAATACGCCTCCTGTACCTGATATACACCTGAACGGCCTTCATATTTCTCCGGAGCCACTGGAATCAAACACGGCCAAGTTTGACCTGACCTTTTTATTACAGGAGCAGGCGGGCGAACTACACGGCTGTATAGAATATTGCACAGACCTGTTTGAAGAGGCCACCATTGAACGGATGGCCCGTCATTTCCGGCAATTGTCATATGCGGTGGCAGCCTCGCCGTCCGCTACCGTGGGAGCATTGCCTATGCTGGAAGCTACAGAGAAGCAGCAGCTGTTATTTGACTTCAATGACACTGCTGCCGGTTATCCTTCTGAGGCCACTATACCGGACCTTTTCCGGAAACAGGCCGCTCTTCGTCCGGAGGCGACGGCAGTGGTATTTGCGGATACTACGCTTACCTATGCTGCGCTGAATGAACGTTCTGACGCGCTGGCCTGCTATCTTCAGGACAAAGGCGTTGGCACTGAAACACTGGTGCCTGTATGTATGCACCGCGCTCCGGACATGATCGTGATACTGCTGGCCATCCTGAAGGCCGGCGGCGCTTATGCGCCCATAGACCCTGACTACCCGGATGACCGTATCCGTTACATCCTGTCAGACCTGGGAGGCCCGCTGCTGATCACCGTCGGCGATTACGCTGACCGGCTGGCATCGCTGCAGCCAGACCTGGAGATAGTGTGTATCGATACACTGGCGGATGCTCCGGCAACCGGCGCCCCGGCATCCGTGAAGCTACGTGCAGACAACCTCGCGTACGTGATGTACACTTCCGGTTCTACCGGCCGTCCGAAAGGAGTGCTGGTAGAGCATCGTAATGTAACCAGCCTGGTATGCGAACCGAACTATATTTCGCTTACGCCCGCAGATGCCATCTTGTCGGCGGGGTCTGTGTCTTTTGATGCAACAACGTTCGAATACTGGGGCATGTTGCTCAATGGAGGCCGCCTGGTACTAAGCCGGGAGCATGAGCTGCTGGACATCGCTGTATTGAAAGAAGAATTGCAAAGCAGAGGCGTAAATAAAATGTTCTTTACCACTGGTTGGTTTAATCAGCTGGTAGATACTGATATTACCGTCTTTTCAGGGATAGAAGCAGTCCTGACGGGAGGAGAGCGATTGTCTGAAAAACATATCGAAAAGTTACAGGCCGCTTATCCATTGATAAAGGTGAGTAACATCTACGGCCCAACGGAGAATACTACCTTTTCCCTGAGTTACCGTATCGACAAGCATGGTCTTCGTGCAGTTACGCCGATAGGTTTACCGTTGTCAAACAGAACGGCGTATATCCTGGACGGTTCTCAGCAACCAGTGCCCTTGGGCGTTACCGGGGAATTGTATGTGGGTGGCGCCGGGGTGGCGCGTGGTTACCTGAACCATCCGGAGCTGACGTCCACACGTTTCCTGTCTTCTCCGTTCGTGGCAGGAGAACGTATGTACCGCACCGGCGATCTTGCCCGGCGGGAAGCAGACGGCCACATCACTTTCATGGGCCGGACGGATAACCAGGTGAAGATCCGCGGTTACCGCATAGAACCGGGGGAAATAGAAAGCGTGTTGCAGGAGCTTGCGGGTGTAAAACAGGTGTTGGTAACGGTACGCAATCACGCCAGCAGCGGAAAACAGTTAGTGGCTTACATCGTGCCGGCTGAAGATTACAACAAAGACCATATCCGGTCTTCGCTCAGAGAGCGTCTTCCTGAATATATGGTCCCTTCTTTTATTATTGAGCTGGACGCATTCCCGCTGAATGCCAACGGGAAAATAGACAAGGGTTTATTACCATCGCCTGATCCGGATGCCGGAAACCAACGCGCATACGCGGCGGCTTCCGGCCCGCTGGAAACGTTACTGGTAGAGGTATGGGAAGAATTGTTGGGTGTCGGGCGTATAGGCGTTCATGATAATTTCTTTGAGCTGGGAGGTCATTCCCTGCTGGCAATGCGTGAAGCGGCGGTGTTGCGCAACCGCCTGGAGGTGGAGCTTCCCGTCAGGTCATTATTCCAGTACCCGACAATAGCGGAGCTGGCAGCCTATATAAGCGGACTGTCACAAGAAAGCCGGTTACCTGCCATTACCGCTGGTGGGCGTCCTGACCGTATACCGCTCTCCTTTAACCAGGAGCGTTTGTGGTTCATTGATCAGCTTAGCGGCAGTGTACAATTTCATATGCCCGCGGTCCTGAAGTTAAAAGGGCGTCTAAATATTCCAGCCCTGGAAGCGGCACTGCGGGAAATTGTGAACAGGCATGAAGTATTACGTACTGTCGTCACAGTTACAGACGGACGACCCTACCAGTACGTAAAGGCCCCGGACAGCTGGCAGCTGACTGTCATCAATGGGGAGGTGAATGATGAAGATATCAATAACTGGAGCATTACGCCTTTTGATCTCTCCAAAGATGATATGCTGCGCGGGCTGCTGATTTGCGCCCCGTCGGGAGATTATACCGTGGTGCTGACCCTGCATCATATCGCTGGTGACGGATGGTCTGCCGGAATATTGATCAACGAATTATCATTGTTATATAACGCTATTGTTTCCGGTGAAAAGGCAGGTCTGGCGCCATTGCCCATACAATATGCAGATTATGCGGTCTGGCAGCGTAACAGGTTGACAGACGAGGCCCTTGGGCAAAAGCTGGACTATTGGAAACGGCAATTGCAGGATGTCTCTCTTTTGCAGATACCGGCCGATTTCCGGCGACCGGCAGTTCAACGTAATGATGGCGCCACTTTCCAGTACGTGCTGAATAAAACACTGTCATCAAAAATAAAGCAATTGTCACTTGATAACGGTGCCTCCCTGTTTATGACGTTGCTGGCGGCGTTTAAAGTATTGTTGTACCGCTATTGCGGGCAAACGGATATCTGTGTGGGCTGCTCTGCAGCCGGCCGGCAGCAGCAGGAATTGGAAGGACTGATCGGCTTCTTTATCAATACACTGGCCCTTCGCAGTGATCTGTCGGGCGCGCCTGCCTTTACAACTTTTCTGCAGCAGGTGAAACAAACCACGCTGGAAGCTTTCGAGCATCAGGACGTGCCTTTTGAAAAAGTAGTGGAGGCGGTAGTGAAGGAAAGGGACACGACCCGTAATCCTATCTTCCAGGTACTGTTTGGTATGCCTAATATGCCGGTAGCATCACAGCTTCATCTCAAGGAACTGAGTTTGTCTGCTGTTCCGGTAGTGCGCAATACCACTCAGTTTGACATTAACTGGTCGGTGATAGAAGCAGCGGAAGAATTGCAGGTGAGTATAGAATATCGTAGCGATTTGTTCCTGCCGGACACTATACGGCGTATGGTAATGTCGTATGAACTGTTGCTGACAGCTATCACCAGCGATCCGCTGTTGGCGGTGGATGTGTTGCCGCTGCTTACGCAGGAGGAAGAATATCAACTGTTGCATATCTTCAATGACACTGCGGCGCCTGTGCCGCAAGCCGCCACAGTGGTGCATCTTTTGGAGGCACAGGCGCTGAGTAATCCTGACAGTCCCGCGGTGGTCTCTGCTGCCGGAACAGTTACCTATCGGGAATTGAAGGACCGTGCCAACAGGCTGGCTGCATTTTTACGTCATCAGCATAACATAAAGCCTGGTATGCTGGTGCCGCTGTGTTTTGAGCGCGGGATGGATATGATAGCCGCCATATGGGGCGTCATGAAAGCAGGGGCCGCTTATGTTCCTGTGGACCCTGGCTTTCCGGCAGAGCGCATCCGTCATATACTCGAAGACACGCATGCTGAGGTCATCGTATGCAGCGAAGAAGGAGCCCGTGTTTTGCCGGACGCCGATGTGAAAATTATCATTGCATCACAGGCAGATACTGCTGAAGAAACACCGCTGACAGACTATCCCGGTGGTGAGGACCTGGCCTATATTATTTATACTTCCGGCAGTACCGGTGTTCCCAAAGGAGTAATGGTTACTCACGCCAATCTTTTACATTATCTCTGTAATAATAAGACAGCATATGTTTCCGGGGAGAGTAGGGCGACAGGCAGTTTTATACATTTGTCCTATACATTTGATGCAGCGGTGACCGCTCTCTTTATGCCGCTTATATCCGGGAAACCGGTGGTGATAAGCGCTGCCCCGCAAACAATGGTGTTTGAAGATGAATTACTGTGGAAGCATGCGCCTTATGACTTTATCAAACTAACACCTGCCCACCTGCCTTTACTGGAAGAAGCCATGCAACGCCGTCAGGCGGTTTGTCCGGCGTCAACGCTTGTGATAGGAGGAGAGGCGCTATTGCCCGGACATGTGGCTTTCCTGAACGGACAGCAGGTAACTGTGGTAAATGAATACGGGCCGACAGAAGCTACTGTAGGCTGTAACACCTATACGTTCCGGCCGCGGGAAGGACAGGTAATCAATATTGGCAAACCGATGGACAATATTCAGTTATACCTGTTGGATGCCCGCCATCAGCTGGTGCCGAGAGGCGTAACCGGGGAAATTTGCATAGGAGGAGCGGGGGTGGCCCGGGGATACCTGCGCCGTCCGGACCTGACGGCGGAAAGGTTCACTGATAATCCTTTTCACGGTGGAAAAATGTACCACACGGGAGACCTTGGCCGTTGGCTGCCCGACGGTAATATGGAATACCTGGGTCGTACAGATGACCAGGTGAAGGTGCGCGGCTACCGTATAGAACCAGCCGAAATAGCGCATGTGCTGCAAACTTCCCCGCTGGTCAAACAGGCCGTTGTGGTGGCGCATGAGCAACAATTGACGGCTTATATCGTACCGCAGGGTGATTTCGATAATGACGGGATAATGACCTGGTTAAAACAGTTCTTGCCAGTATATATGTTACCGGAACAGCTCATCCCGATGGAAACCATTCCCCTTACCAATAACGGAAAGGTAGACAGGAACGCCCTGCCCAAACCCGGCGACAACCCGGAGGGGGATGCATACACTCCGCCTCAGACACCATTGCAGTTATCGCTCGCGGCGCTATGGGAGAACCTCCTGGAGGTAGAACGGATAGGGTTATACGACAATTTCTTTACCAGGGGCGGGCATTCACTGCTCACCATTAAGTTGATAGCATCCATCCGTAAAACGCTGAACAAGACGGTTACCATTACCGATGTGTTTGATCATCCCACCATTGCCGGTCTGTCTGATTTACTCGAGAAACAGGAAGTGCATGCCCTTGCGGTGCATGGCAGGCATCTGTTGCCCCTTAATCATAACAGGGACGGGGCTCCGTTGTTTATACTTCCCGGCTCCGGCGGTACCAGCGAAGGCTATGGTGAACTGGCCGCTGCGCTGGATAAGACTTTTACCGTGTATGGTTTGCAGATGACAGGAATTTATGAAGATGAACAACTGTTGCAAAGCATGGAGAAGATCGCAGCGGAACATATCGCCTGGATAAGGGAAGTACAGCCAGCGGGCCCATACCGTTTTGTCGGACATTCCTTCGGCTGTTTTGTCGCCTTTGAAATGATCCGTCAGCTGGAAACAAAGGGAGAGGAAGTCGCTTTCGCTGCTTTCCTGGACACGCCTCCGGACGCAAGGAAGGAAGTGCAGGACCATCAGCATTTGAATGAACAGCTGTTGTCCGGGCTACAGCAATTCCTGGAGCAGCATCAGCTGATGGCAGTGCCTTGTCCCAATTGGTTCAATGAGCTGAAGGCGGCCACTGTTGATGGTCCTTTGGCCGAAACAGTGGAAAAGATGAAGGCGGCGGTCAGGGAAAACGTGCGTGATAATAACGGTATGCTGTCATTGGCTTTCCGTGTGCTGGACCTTGAGCTGAACAGCATCCGGATACCTTATACATTAAAACATAAGATGGCGGCCCCTTTATTGGTGGTGAGGGCAAGTAGCGGAGCGTATACGGCTGATGATATGCTTGGGTGGAAACAATATGCGCCGGAACTGACATTGAAGCAAAGCCCGGGAGATCATCATACGCTGGTTAAATCGCCGTACGTATCTGCCCTGGCAGAAAATATACTTTCCTATTTCCATCATCCTAAAATATAA
- a CDS encoding penicillin acylase family protein yields MKFVRSSLWLFLCLYLNFAGAGVPGHHSKKAEILWDTYGVPHIYGKDISAMYYAFGWAQMHNHGNLLLRLYGLTRGRSAEYWGADFAAADKKIRLFKVPELGREAYAKQGHEMKKYIDAFAAGINDYVAANPQAISAPLKEVLPVTGEDVMAHAIRVFFLEFLAAEDNAALGQILRPGSNAYAVGRSRSASGNAMLLANPHLPWFDFYTFFEAHLQAPGFNAYGASLVGMPVLNIAFNENLGWTHTVNTIDAADRYAYTLKDSGYLVDSALVPFKYDTTIVKIRQPDCTVKNDTTILQYAGDEPVVGVKDNKAYTLKIAGLDSAGFFYEWHMMAKADNHREFKAALQRMQLPLFNVIYADKAGDIEYFFGGNVPVRASGDWDFWHGTIDGSQSKNAWSQTHGYADMPKLFNPPAGFIQNANDPPWYCTYPPVLSPSAYPSYMSPVGMGFRPQRAVNMIRNNFSVTFDDLVKYKLNTGVEVADRFLDELLGATDKYPDPIAQAAAGVLRNWDRTTDSMSVGGILYINWYSKLDDSMFKQPWDPAHPTETPRGLKDSATAVKLLSIAAMEIHNMFGSLQVPWGAMFRFRAGAYDYPANGGPGNYGIYRTIEYMQDADGRMRSAAGDTYVAVVEFGRKIKARVLLGYGNASQPGSRHIGDQLKFMAQKQLRTPWTERRDILQHLEKTERLGH; encoded by the coding sequence ATGAAATTTGTCCGATCATCCCTTTGGCTGTTCCTATGTCTTTATTTAAATTTTGCCGGAGCCGGCGTTCCGGGACATCACTCAAAGAAAGCAGAGATCCTCTGGGACACCTATGGCGTTCCGCACATATACGGGAAGGACATCAGTGCCATGTATTATGCGTTCGGATGGGCACAGATGCATAATCATGGCAACCTGCTGCTTCGTCTGTACGGCCTGACCCGTGGCCGGTCTGCGGAGTACTGGGGAGCTGATTTTGCAGCCGCTGATAAAAAGATAAGGCTCTTTAAAGTGCCGGAACTTGGAAGGGAAGCGTATGCAAAGCAGGGACATGAAATGAAAAAGTACATTGATGCATTCGCTGCTGGTATAAACGATTATGTGGCTGCCAATCCTCAGGCGATCAGTGCGCCGTTAAAAGAGGTACTGCCGGTGACGGGTGAAGATGTAATGGCCCATGCTATCCGTGTTTTTTTTCTGGAATTCCTGGCGGCAGAGGACAACGCGGCGCTCGGCCAGATATTAAGGCCCGGCTCCAACGCTTATGCTGTGGGCCGGTCCAGGTCTGCTTCCGGTAATGCTATGCTGCTTGCCAATCCGCATCTGCCCTGGTTCGATTTTTATACTTTTTTTGAAGCGCATCTGCAGGCGCCCGGGTTTAATGCCTATGGCGCTTCGCTGGTAGGGATGCCCGTACTGAATATTGCATTCAATGAAAATCTTGGATGGACACATACCGTAAATACCATTGATGCAGCAGACCGGTACGCCTATACGCTTAAAGATAGCGGTTACCTGGTAGACAGCGCCCTCGTGCCTTTTAAGTACGACACGACAATTGTGAAAATAAGGCAGCCTGATTGTACGGTAAAAAACGATACGACCATCCTGCAGTATGCGGGTGATGAACCGGTGGTGGGCGTGAAAGATAATAAAGCGTACACGCTGAAGATCGCGGGACTGGACAGCGCCGGCTTCTTTTATGAATGGCACATGATGGCCAAAGCCGATAATCACCGCGAGTTTAAGGCCGCATTGCAACGCATGCAGTTGCCATTGTTCAATGTGATCTATGCCGATAAGGCAGGCGATATTGAGTATTTCTTCGGTGGCAACGTTCCGGTTCGTGCCTCCGGGGATTGGGACTTCTGGCACGGCACCATTGATGGCAGCCAGTCGAAGAACGCCTGGAGCCAGACACATGGTTATGCTGATATGCCAAAGTTATTTAACCCTCCTGCCGGCTTTATACAAAATGCCAATGATCCCCCGTGGTATTGTACTTACCCGCCGGTATTGTCCCCTTCGGCCTACCCGTCGTACATGTCGCCCGTTGGTATGGGGTTTCGCCCGCAGCGCGCTGTGAATATGATCAGAAATAACTTTTCGGTTACTTTTGATGACCTGGTGAAGTACAAACTCAATACCGGCGTGGAAGTGGCAGACAGGTTCCTTGATGAGCTGCTTGGAGCAACAGATAAATATCCTGATCCAATCGCACAGGCGGCAGCGGGCGTATTGCGGAACTGGGACCGCACTACAGACAGCATGAGCGTAGGCGGAATTCTTTATATCAACTGGTATTCCAAACTGGATGACTCCATGTTTAAACAGCCCTGGGACCCTGCACATCCCACAGAAACACCTCGTGGCCTGAAGGACTCGGCGACCGCGGTAAAGCTGTTGTCCATTGCGGCCATGGAGATCCATAATATGTTTGGGTCGTTACAGGTGCCCTGGGGAGCTATGTTCCGCTTTCGTGCGGGCGCATACGACTATCCCGCAAACGGCGGCCCCGGTAATTACGGTATCTATCGTACGATCGAATATATGCAAGATGCCGATGGCAGAATGCGTTCAGCGGCGGGCGACACATATGTGGCAGTGGTGGAATTCGGCAGGAAAATAAAAGCCCGTGTGCTACTTGGATATGGTAATGCTTCCCAGCCAGGTAGCCGGCATATCGGAGACCAGTTGAAGTTCATGGCACAGAAACAATTACGTACGCCCTGGACCGAACGCCGCGATATTTTACAACACCTGGAAAAAACAGAACGCCTCGGGCATTGA
- a CDS encoding nuclear transport factor 2 family protein — protein sequence MMKTLANNVGVADEKHLIQLTLNDYLQGRPALDIERLRSAFHPDAHIRTVIDGKLVQWTAPQYLDLVAQATIQECQPELLSFTWDGDTGSAHVQLTFATFRFIDRFNLIKLDGKWLIMDKISYREDLQ from the coding sequence ATGATGAAAACTCTGGCAAACAATGTCGGCGTAGCAGATGAAAAACATCTGATCCAACTTACGCTGAATGATTATCTACAAGGGCGTCCGGCATTAGACATCGAAAGGCTCCGGTCTGCATTTCACCCCGATGCACATATCAGGACCGTCATAGACGGCAAGCTGGTGCAGTGGACAGCCCCGCAATACCTGGACCTGGTGGCCCAGGCAACTATACAGGAATGCCAGCCCGAACTGCTTTCTTTTACATGGGATGGAGATACCGGGTCTGCCCATGTGCAATTGACTTTTGCCACCTTCCGGTTCATCGACCGTTTTAACCTGATAAAGTTAGACGGGAAATGGCTGATCATGGATAAAATTTCCTATCGGGAAGATTTACAGTGA